A genome region from Anaerolineae bacterium includes the following:
- a CDS encoding glycosyltransferase, with amino-acid sequence MKVVEVSYTWPAETFIQRHVLALREAGADVMLVGRAGVDAGRAGASIGDADCRIPALVMPNFDHLDLTGKVWSLRHLLARPRWAMEARPLRDRVLLAFFERLKPDLIHFHTASLAAFMRWVPQALGIPYTVSLRGSDVQVMPLRSERAAQETGAALREAAGVHAISWHLVACARRWAGPQVRIQVIYNPIPLPPLLPPFRPGLGQSLHLITVGRLHWTKCYGDLLQASAELARQGIETRVTFVGSGPEESRLRYWVEKLELADRVTFLGKTTFQQVSSLLSDASAYVHPSMSEGFGNAIAEAMAWGCPVFITDACGAREVIEDGKSGFLLPALQPETWPERLLLARDRALMERVRQAAYETARRLFDRRRHAEDFLAFYERAVRRGPNLIARESKSPSHGEQPRGEGPLLLVRGAWRWENGADLVLRALAPLCREGQVQVVFMGQGPQEDELRYLADFLGLGGQVRFIVDGQADDLGGELSMVLDIADAQEQGWRLTWEGTLVANVPFAEVGHLSALVEDLPR; translated from the coding sequence ATGAAAGTCGTTGAAGTATCGTACACCTGGCCGGCCGAGACCTTCATCCAACGGCATGTGCTGGCGCTACGCGAGGCCGGCGCAGATGTGATGCTCGTCGGGCGCGCCGGCGTTGACGCGGGGCGCGCCGGCGCAAGCATCGGGGACGCAGACTGCCGCATCCCCGCCCTGGTGATGCCCAACTTTGACCACCTGGACCTTACAGGTAAGGTGTGGAGCCTGCGGCACCTGCTTGCCCGACCCAGGTGGGCCATGGAGGCGAGACCTCTGCGGGATCGGGTCCTGCTGGCCTTCTTTGAACGGCTTAAACCCGATCTGATCCACTTCCACACCGCCAGCCTGGCCGCGTTCATGCGGTGGGTCCCCCAGGCCCTGGGGATCCCGTATACCGTGAGCCTGCGTGGTTCGGACGTGCAGGTGATGCCGCTGCGAAGCGAGAGAGCCGCGCAGGAGACGGGAGCAGCCCTTCGGGAGGCGGCAGGCGTGCACGCGATCAGTTGGCATCTCGTAGCCTGCGCGAGGCGATGGGCTGGGCCTCAGGTAAGGATACAGGTCATTTACAATCCCATACCCTTGCCTCCACTGCTTCCCCCTTTCCGACCCGGCCTGGGGCAAAGCCTTCACTTGATTACGGTTGGGCGTCTGCACTGGACCAAGTGCTATGGGGACCTGCTCCAAGCGTCTGCAGAACTGGCGCGCCAGGGAATTGAGACACGGGTCACGTTTGTCGGCAGTGGGCCAGAAGAAAGCCGGTTGCGTTATTGGGTGGAGAAACTTGAGTTGGCGGACCGTGTGACCTTTCTCGGCAAGACGACTTTCCAGCAGGTCTCGTCACTTCTATCTGATGCGAGTGCTTACGTTCATCCCTCAATGAGCGAGGGGTTTGGGAATGCCATTGCAGAGGCGATGGCTTGGGGTTGCCCCGTCTTCATTACAGATGCCTGCGGCGCACGGGAGGTCATAGAGGATGGGAAGTCGGGCTTCCTCCTGCCGGCACTCCAACCCGAAACCTGGCCAGAGCGGTTGCTCCTGGCGCGGGACCGGGCATTGATGGAACGGGTCCGCCAGGCGGCCTACGAGACGGCTCGCCGCCTGTTTGACCGCCGGCGGCATGCCGAGGATTTCCTGGCCTTTTATGAGCGGGCCGTACGCCGGGGCCCCAACCTCATCGCACGTGAGTCCAAGAGCCCATCCCATGGAGAGCAACCCCGCGGCGAAGGCCCCTTGCTCCTCGTACGGGGAGCGTGGCGCTGGGAGAACGGCGCCGACCTGGTCTTGCGGGCGCTGGCCCCTCTTTGCCGCGAGGGCCAGGTCCAAGTGGTCTTTATGGGTCAAGGCCCCCAGGAGGACGAACTGCGCTACCTGGCGGACTTTCTGGGACTGGGAGGACAGGTGCGGTTCATTGTGGATGGGCAAGCGGATGACCTGGGAGGCGAGCTGTCCATGGTGCTGGACATCGCCGACGCCCAAGAGCAAGGCTGGCGGCTGACGTGGGAAGGCACGCTGGTGGCCAACGTCCCGTTTGCCGAGGTCGGGCACCTGAGCGCTCTCGTGGAGGATCTCCCAAGGTGA
- a CDS encoding glycosyltransferase family 4 protein codes for MTGSPVAETPRVAIVVGTNETVLHPVPPAADSAPAWNIYRVAEAAAGMNLHVISPCEARQLPALRRFPARGQYHHVIFSTALLSLYRSVLRHILPLRLAVRRLVGLPDLLSWLYLRQVVAWMQKVRPDVVFINDRPQYIRYLRRHVPPGRLLFFMRGEMGESRRFLHLVDGIVVNSRGMEAYARELLGNHPMPIWHMPNALGDEFPVPPAPPDRFTRRPHRILYAGRIIPVKGVLELVSAFELVHREIPDTELVIYGGSDNAASKGALTPYERAVREWAAALPAGSVRFMGYVPNREMGAHYVQADVAVFPSIWKESFGMVALEAMRCGTPVVASRRPGFEELVIHGETGFLVDDPTDAPALAEAILKVLRDPDLAARMGEAGYKRSLEYLPQSAGSRFAMILHEIITNLEE; via the coding sequence GTGACAGGCAGTCCAGTGGCCGAAACGCCCCGCGTGGCCATCGTCGTCGGCACCAACGAAACGGTGCTCCACCCCGTTCCGCCGGCGGCCGACAGCGCGCCGGCGTGGAACATCTACCGGGTGGCCGAGGCCGCGGCAGGAATGAACCTGCACGTCATCTCGCCGTGCGAGGCTCGGCAACTGCCGGCGTTGCGGCGATTCCCCGCTCGCGGTCAGTATCATCACGTCATCTTTAGCACTGCTCTGCTCTCGCTCTACCGCTCCGTTCTGCGGCACATCCTGCCCTTGCGCCTGGCGGTGCGTCGCCTGGTCGGCCTGCCTGACCTTCTCTCCTGGCTGTATTTGCGCCAAGTCGTCGCCTGGATGCAAAAGGTTCGGCCCGATGTGGTCTTCATCAACGATCGTCCTCAGTACATCCGCTATCTACGGCGGCATGTCCCGCCCGGCAGGTTGCTCTTCTTCATGCGCGGCGAGATGGGCGAGAGCCGGCGCTTTTTACATCTGGTGGACGGCATCGTGGTCAACTCGCGGGGCATGGAGGCATATGCCAGGGAATTGTTGGGCAATCACCCCATGCCTATCTGGCACATGCCGAACGCTCTGGGAGATGAGTTCCCCGTACCGCCGGCCCCGCCCGATCGTTTCACTCGCCGGCCGCACCGTATCCTCTATGCCGGCCGTATTATCCCTGTCAAAGGGGTATTGGAATTGGTGAGCGCTTTTGAGCTAGTGCATCGAGAAATACCCGACACCGAGCTGGTTATCTATGGGGGAAGCGACAATGCCGCCTCCAAGGGCGCTCTTACCCCGTATGAGCGGGCGGTACGGGAATGGGCGGCCGCTCTGCCGGCGGGAAGCGTGCGCTTCATGGGCTATGTGCCCAACCGCGAGATGGGCGCGCACTACGTGCAGGCCGATGTTGCCGTCTTCCCCTCAATCTGGAAGGAATCTTTCGGCATGGTGGCCCTGGAGGCCATGCGCTGTGGGACGCCGGTGGTGGCCTCACGTCGGCCGGGCTTTGAGGAACTGGTGATTCATGGTGAGACCGGTTTCCTGGTGGACGACCCGACGGACGCGCCGGCGTTGGCGGAGGCCATCCTGAAGGTCCTGCGCGACCCGGACCTGGCCGCCCGGATGGGAGAGGCAGGATACAAGCGCTCGCTGGAATATCTTCCTCAATCGGCTGGTAGCCGATTTGCAATGATTTTGCATGAAATCATAACAAATCTGGAGGAATAA
- a CDS encoding glycosyltransferase, protein MMLSSSPLVSIIIPTYNRAKLLPRALESVLAQDYPHLEIIVIDDASTDETPNVLKAFGDPRIQVFRHPENKGHGAACETGIRCAKGELIAFLDSDDIWLPGKLGLQVAIFRQWPLVDFHFTNFRNINLVNGVEGDGFTQTRDGLALLQTVHVDTDLWIIQSGMPQAMLQAMFIAQPTVMLRHEVIATTGNFNSELRGAADLELWWRIALSGFRFSFSRRPLMERYKDNQSTTSKVIEFSLWHIRALEICEETAREAGRLDLIPPLNSARYRSWCGLVKEYTRVGRRREALHAFSQALHYGFTPRLLLYGALALGGAQTFSLARSIRRAVVGGSR, encoded by the coding sequence GTGATGTTATCCAGCTCCCCCCTCGTCTCCATTATCATCCCAACGTACAATCGCGCAAAACTACTCCCACGCGCGTTAGAGTCCGTCCTTGCTCAAGATTATCCCCATCTCGAGATTATTGTGATCGATGATGCCTCCACAGACGAAACCCCGAATGTGCTCAAAGCGTTCGGGGATCCCCGGATTCAGGTGTTCCGCCACCCAGAAAACAAGGGACATGGCGCAGCATGCGAAACCGGGATACGCTGCGCAAAGGGAGAACTTATTGCATTTCTGGACTCGGATGATATCTGGTTACCCGGGAAGTTAGGCCTCCAAGTCGCTATCTTCCGCCAATGGCCCCTCGTCGATTTTCATTTCACAAATTTCCGCAACATCAATTTGGTCAATGGTGTCGAGGGAGACGGATTCACCCAAACTCGGGACGGGCTCGCCCTTCTTCAAACTGTGCACGTCGACACCGACTTGTGGATCATCCAATCTGGAATGCCCCAGGCTATGTTGCAAGCGATGTTTATTGCTCAGCCAACGGTAATGCTAAGGCACGAAGTAATAGCTACAACGGGCAACTTCAATTCTGAACTGCGGGGAGCCGCGGACCTTGAGCTTTGGTGGAGGATCGCACTATCCGGGTTTCGATTTTCCTTTTCGAGACGCCCTCTCATGGAACGTTACAAAGACAACCAAAGCACGACGTCGAAAGTGATTGAGTTCTCACTATGGCACATTCGCGCCTTGGAAATCTGCGAGGAGACCGCCCGGGAAGCCGGCCGGCTCGATCTCATTCCTCCCCTAAACAGCGCCAGATACCGCTCCTGGTGTGGACTGGTCAAAGAATATACCCGGGTGGGCCGGCGCCGTGAGGCCCTGCACGCCTTTTCTCAGGCCCTGCACTACGGGTTCACCCCACGGCTTCTTCTGTATGGGGCTCTCGCCCTTGGCGGTGCCCAGACCTTCTCCTTAGCCCGCTCTATTCGCCGCGCTGTAGTCGG